GACAACCTGGAAAAATTAAATCGCCTCAGGGAAGAAGAATTAAGCAATCTTTTGGAAGATCTCCAGGCCCAACAATCTGTGTACGACCATCTTACAGAAGAAATGACCTCTTTGGATGAAGAAATCGTTGAACAACAATCATCTTTGGATAGTGAACTGAAAAAAATTAATGCTCGCATCCAGGAATTGGAAGAAAGCAGAAAAAAGGCCTGCACCAAAGTGCCAGCTCCTATCCTGTCCAGATACAATTTCATTCGCGAACGCCTGAGCAATCCGGTAATAGTCTCTGTAACCAACGGAGTGTGCAACGGTTGTTTTATCAGTATACCTCCTCAAACTTTTATTGAATTACAAAAAGGCGAACAGATCCTAAGCTGCCCAAACTGCCAGCGCCTTATATATTGGGAAGAGCACTTTTCCCCTAAAAAAAATGAAGATTAGTGCCTACTGGCTAAAAAGGTTATCTCGCCTATCATCTAGTTGCCCTTAATATCTTGCCATAAGTAAAAAAATGATTATTATATAATTTCAGGAGTTGGACAGGCTATCGCCCCGCACCCACTTTGTACACGGTAACTTTATGATATGAAAAAAAGTTGATTGGGATTCCTTAAAGCAACTCAATTTACCGCGTACAAAGTGGGTGCGGGGAGGAAAGTCCGGGCTCCACAGGGCAGGACGCTGGGTAACGCCCAGTGGGGGTGACCCCAGGAAAGTGCCACAGAAACAGACCGCCCTGCACCCACTTTGTGAACGGTAAATTGAAGTAAGAACAGTAACGAAGAACTAAAAGTTTTTTAGAGCAATCCAATTTACCGCGTACAAAGTGGGTGCAGGGTAAGGGTGAAAAGGTGGGGTAAGAGCCCACCAGTTACTGCGGTGACGCAGTAAGCTAGGCAAACCCCGTCCGGAGCAAGACCAAATAGGAAGGCGCTTGAGACTGGCCCGGTCGATGCCTTCGGGTAGGTCGCTTGAGGCAGAGAGCAATCTCTGCCCTAGAGGAATGATAGCCATCTGGTTAACCTGAGTTTTCAGGTAAGCCAGAGACAGAACCCGGCTTATCGTCCGACTCCATTATAAAAAATACAAAGTGTAAAGTTATTTCTGACGCAACAGCAAAAAGTAGAACTTTTTGCTGTTGCGTCATTTCTGTCTTGGTTACACAAAAAAATATAGCAATACAGCAAAAAAACACTAAACTCTAAATGAACTCGATCTGGGTTATCCTCCTTGCTGCTGGTCAAAGTTCCCGCCTGCAAAAACAAGGAATTGCACAAAAAAAACAATTTCTCTCCTGGAAAGGGTATCCCCTTTTCTGGCATAGTGCGTTAAAATTTGCTAAGATCCCGGAAATTAAAGGGATAATATGCACTTTTCCCCCTGAAGACGTCAGTTATGCCCAAAATCTCACTAAAGAATTAAAGAAGAAAAAACCTCTGGGCATTCCCTTTTATCCAGTACCAGGTGGGGAACTCAGACAAGATTCTGTTTATAATGGTCTGAAAAATCTACCCCAAGAATGTGACTATGTACTGGTTCATGATGCTGCCCGCCCCTTTTTTTCAGCAAAACTTGTAGTCAATTTGATCGAGGCCTTTACTCAGGACTTAGGCGGAGTAATCCCGGGACTTGCCTGCAAAGATACTATAAAAAAAGTTTCGCAAAACCTGGTCCTGAAAACTTTGGCTCGAAAACAGTTGATGGCAGTGCAGACCCCCCAATTCTTCCCTAAAGATACTCTAATCAAAGCTCATGAAAAGGCCCAGGAAGAAAATTTTACTGCTACTGATGATGCAAGCATGGTCGAAAACCTGGGATTATCCATACGGGTCATCCCGGGGGAAGAAAAAAATATAAAAATTACTACCAAAGAAGATCTGAATATGCTCACGGAAAACACCCCTACTCCTGTTCCTTGTGTTGGATTTGGTTATGATGTGCATCGCTATGGCGGCCCCAGGCCAATGATTCTGGCCGGAGTTCCCATCCCTGGCGGACCAACTGTTTTTGCCCACTCTGACGGTGATGTCCTCTACCATGCCTTAACAGACGCCATCCTGGGCTGTTTAGGTGCAGGCGATATTGGCGAACATTTTCCTGACTCTGATCCACAGCATGAAGGGCAAAGCAGTTCTGTTTTCCTGACTGAAGCCCTGCACATGGCCCAGAAACAAAATCTTAGGCTTATGCATATTGACTTGACCATAGTTGCTCAGGTACCCAAACTTGCTCCTTACAAAAAACAGATTAAAAAAAATATTGCCGGTCTAACAGGGCTTAGGTCTGATCAAATCAATGTCAAAGCCACTACCGAAGAAGGACTTGGTTTTACCGGCTCTAAAAAAGGCATAAAAGCCATTGCTGTGGTTACAGCAATTAAAGAGGAAGTTGGAGAGACAGAAAGTTAGGAAACCATAGGAAAAGATCCTTATAACCATCACCAACACTAACACCAACACTTAAAAATGTATCTATACAATACAATCGCTAGAAAAAAACAAGAGTTTGTGCCTCTGAACAACAACACCGTGCACATGTATGTCTGCGGGATTACAGCCTATGATTATTGTCATATTGGCCATGCTCGCTCCGCAGTAGTCTTCGATGTTCTGGTTCGCTATTTAAGATCTCTAGGATATAAAGTTAAATTTGTACGCAACTTTACAGACATAGACGATAAAATAATTAAAAGGGCCCAAAAAGAAGGACTGACAACGGAGCAAGTTGCCGAGAAATATATCCAGGCCTTTTATGAGGACATGGATAAATTAAATATCTTGAGACCGGATATTGAACCCAGGGCCACAGAGCATATTCAGGAAATGATAGACTTGATTCAGGTGCTGGAGGAAAAAGGTTACGCCTATAGAACAAAATCCGGAGATGTCTATTTTCGAGTGCGCAAGTTTAAAGACTATGGTCGCCTATCCGGTCGCAACATAGAAGAGCTACAGGCTGGAGCACGCATAAATCCCGGCGAAGAAAAGGAAGATCCTCTGGACTTCGCCCTGTGGAAAGCAGCCAAACCAGGCGAGCCTAAATGGAATAGTCCTTGGGGAGAAGGACGTCCAGGCTGGCACCTGGAATGTTCTGCCATGAGCGCAAAATATCTAAGCCAACCCTTTGATATCCATGGCGGCGGTCAGGATCTCGCCTTTCCGCATCA
This sequence is a window from Desulfovulcanus ferrireducens. Protein-coding genes within it:
- a CDS encoding zinc ribbon domain-containing protein, whose protein sequence is MYIEQIKKLVELQGLDSELLVLKEQLVEAPKHLEELRDKFNTLKEQKSQIKEKLSILKEQKGKLEHDIEEDANRIRKSKNKLMMVENAREYHAMMRELDNLEKLNRLREEELSNLLEDLQAQQSVYDHLTEEMTSLDEEIVEQQSSLDSELKKINARIQELEESRKKACTKVPAPILSRYNFIRERLSNPVIVSVTNGVCNGCFISIPPQTFIELQKGEQILSCPNCQRLIYWEEHFSPKKNED
- the ispD gene encoding 2-C-methyl-D-erythritol 4-phosphate cytidylyltransferase, which codes for MNSIWVILLAAGQSSRLQKQGIAQKKQFLSWKGYPLFWHSALKFAKIPEIKGIICTFPPEDVSYAQNLTKELKKKKPLGIPFYPVPGGELRQDSVYNGLKNLPQECDYVLVHDAARPFFSAKLVVNLIEAFTQDLGGVIPGLACKDTIKKVSQNLVLKTLARKQLMAVQTPQFFPKDTLIKAHEKAQEENFTATDDASMVENLGLSIRVIPGEEKNIKITTKEDLNMLTENTPTPVPCVGFGYDVHRYGGPRPMILAGVPIPGGPTVFAHSDGDVLYHALTDAILGCLGAGDIGEHFPDSDPQHEGQSSSVFLTEALHMAQKQNLRLMHIDLTIVAQVPKLAPYKKQIKKNIAGLTGLRSDQINVKATTEEGLGFTGSKKGIKAIAVVTAIKEEVGETES